CCTGGGCTTCCTCTGGTTCTCAGACAGCCGCCCGGGGGGCCACACCAGGACCGACCGTGAGTAACTCGCTGAGGGCTGCATCTGAGACTCAGAAGGGAGGGTGACCAACCATTCTAGTCTACCCAGGCCTGGGGGCTCTGGGACATAAGGCTTCCGGtgctgagacacagagaaatctAGAAGTGACACACCCTAGGGCTGGAACGACCCCCACACCTCACTACACGACCCTCCTCATTATACCGGTGGGGAAACTGGGGCTGAGGGCCAGAAACAGCCTCCCGCGAGGCCGCACGGGTCTCCTGGCTCCCGACGCAGGTGCTTTTGGAGCGTTCCTGCCAGAGGGAAATTCTGGGTAACTCACTGCAAAGCCGGAGAAGCGTCTGAAGGTTAGGATAGGAGAAGGTGTTAGAGCTTGGTAGGAGGCCATGCTATGGGGACGGGTGTTAGGTAGATGAGTGAAGCGACCCACTGTGTGTTTTAAGTGACCACCGCAACTCCTGGGTGGAAATCAGGGTAGAAAGACCAGTTGGAAAGCCACAACGGTCTAGGTCAGGGCTCCGCGAATGAGGCCCTGTGGGTCAAGTCTGGCCCCCTGACTGTTTTTGCATTGCCCCTGAGCTAGGAATGCAAGGTATAATATCAagatacaatataaatataaatataaaatctgtcgatggttgaaaaaaaatcaaaaggaggaCGATATTTTATGacacatgtaaaatatatgaaattcacatttcaccGTCCATGAATAAAGCTCCACCGGAACCCAGCCCCACACTAGGCTGCCTTGTGGGTGTGCGGGTGGCTGCTTTCCAGCCAGCACAGCCAAGTTGGGGAGCTGCAACATGGCCCGCAGTCTGGCCCCTGGTCTGAGTGAGCGATGCTGGAGGTCTGAGTGAGGATTGTAGCAGTGGGGAGACTAGGAGGTTGAGGGAAGAGGCTGCCGGGTATGCGGAAAGATTGAATGGTTGGGGGGTGCGGTCTTGGAAGGCCAGACCCAGGTTAGGGCTGGCAACTGGATTTGGGGCTGAGAACCAGGTAATAATGGTGAGGCTATCCGACGTGGCCCAGCAGATTTAGTGGAGAAAATCGAGCACCCTTGTTTGGGTAGGTTAAGTTGATTAGGAGAAGAGACCAATCCTTTCCCCAGAACTTCGGGCaattcaggtttttttgttctggtttggtttggtttttggtttttgtttgtttatttttggttttttttttttgcatttttttgtttgttttgttttgtttttgtgtgttttttgtttgtttttgttttgtggttttttttgttttgttttttgagggacagagagagagagagagagagagctggggagggagacataattttaaacaggctccacgctcagtgcagagcctgacttgagaCTCGATCTcacacccatgagatcatgacctgagcccatatcaacagtcggacgcataaccgacagccatccaggcaccccaggcgaATCAGTTTTTTGAACATCAGTGATCTTATCTGTCTGGAGGGAAGATAAGAATGCCAGTTCTACTGACCTCTATCTGGGTAAGAGGGTCAGACAAAATGGCATTAAAGTGATTTTGCAAACCGTAAAGCACACCATGGATGTTTGTAGAGTTGAGGCTAACGCTTTGGCGATTCACATCCTCGGTGCAGTGGGTCACTGGGCTGAGGAAATTAGCTCAAATGGCAAAAGGAGCCCCAGGCTGGGTCTGGAGCCTCATGCTCTAGCTCAGATATTTACCAGTTAGATAAATGACCTCATTCAGTCATTTGACGAGTCCCGGCGATAAGAACGGAGGCCAGTGCTTTGCAAAGCTCACCGGGACAGGAAGTGCCAGGAGGCGGTGGGCACAAGGAACGTGCTTGGTTAACCCACAGAATATCATCTTCACCACATACTGGGAAGGGGCTGGGTGTTTGCTAGGCTGCCATAGGCCCATCTGCCGGACTTGACCCTGTCACTTGTCACCCGgggccctgcccttccctgacttctCAGTAGGGCTGGGGCTTCTGCTGGGGCATTGCCTGGGCACTCTCTTTCCTCCTATAGCCATGACAGTGCAGAAGATGCATCTTGCCAGCCACCTGCTCCTCCTTCTGGCTGGACTGCTGGTCGCATCTCACGGCCAGCTCCTCCCTGAACACAACAGCCAGGGTCACACGGGCAGCCCCCATCCAGAAGCTCCAAGCACAGGTGAGGGCTCCCCCAGCCTCAAGATTGCCCCGGGAAATACAGTCTTTGCTCTCCGCTTCTACCACCTGATGGCTTCCCAGAGCCCTGGGAGCAACATCTTCTTTTCCCCGCTGAGCATCTCTGCCTCCTACGCCATGCTGTCCCTGGGCGCCCGCTCACACAGCCAGACCCAGATCCTCGAGGGTCTGGGCTTCAACCTCACGGAGGTGTCTGAGTCAGACATCCACCAGGGCTTCCGGCACCTCCTGCACACCCTCCACCTCCCGGGAGACAGGCTGGAGATGCACACGGGCAGCGCCCTGTTCCTGAGCCAGGAGCTGCCCATCCTTCCGGGATTTCTAAATGACAGTGTGGCCTTCTATGACTCCAAATTATTCCTCACCAATTTCCACGACTCTGTGGGTACCACCCGGCTGATCAATGACCATGTCAAGGAGGAAACTCAAGGGAAGATTGTGGATTTGGTCAGCGACCTGAGCACAGACATCGCGATGGTGCTGGTGAATTACATTTACTTCAAAGGTAAGAGTCAGTTCATCGGTGGGTCCTgtatctcccctctccccctgatCTACGGATggattaaatgtttaaaaaaaaaagagagaaagtggatGGATGGGGCCAGATAGGGTCAAGCAACCCTTAGAAGATTCATGTGAGAGCATCAGATATTTAAGATCGTGTAGTTTAGAGGTTTCCGTACCCTCCTATCTTTAGATacgttttcttatttattttttttttagtaatggTAACGTATGAAATGTACAAGTTGAACTTCTGGATTCACGATGAAGGACTGCCAGTTATCAACAGTGTAAACAGAGAGGTGGTTGCTGAAGAATACCTCCTTCAaagttctggttttatttttttaatgtttatttaattttgagagacagagacagagaaggagtggggcagaggcagagagagagggagacacagaatccaaagcaggctccaggctccgagatgtcagcacagagcctgttggcagggctcaaactcatgaaaccatgggatcgtgacctgagccgaagtcagttaaccgactgagccacccaggcacccccgaagtTCTGTTTTGAGGATCAAATCATGGCACATATTTGTGTCCTCCTTAGAAGACGGCCTAAAGAGATAGGCAAATTACAGTCCCCAGCCACATCTGATGGGCTTCCTGTGtttgttaataaagttttattggcacacagccatgcccaCTCATTTGTGCATTGTCCCTGGGCTGTTTTCACACAGCCACAGAGATAAGCAGTTGctacagagcctaaaatatttgctttctttctggcCCTTTGCAAAAAAAAGTTTGGCGACCCCTGACCATTATATATAGTCaataaataattagaataattGTAATTAATCTAATGATTATACTCATTTTGAAGATCCTTAAAAACACATAAGGgtataaaaggaaatagaaattgcccaggggcacctgggtggctcagtcgtttaagcatctgactcttggtttccactcaggtcatgatctcagggttcgtgagctcgagccccgtgtggggctctgcgctgacagtgtggagcctgcttgggatcctctctctccccttctgtctctgccctttccctgctcattctcc
This region of Lynx canadensis isolate LIC74 chromosome B3, mLynCan4.pri.v2, whole genome shotgun sequence genomic DNA includes:
- the SERPINA4 gene encoding kallistatin is translated as MFLGFLWFSDSRPGGHTRTDPMTVQKMHLASHLLLLLAGLLVASHGQLLPEHNSQGHTGSPHPEAPSTGEGSPSLKIAPGNTVFALRFYHLMASQSPGSNIFFSPLSISASYAMLSLGARSHSQTQILEGLGFNLTEVSESDIHQGFRHLLHTLHLPGDRLEMHTGSALFLSQELPILPGFLNDSVAFYDSKLFLTNFHDSVGTTRLINDHVKEETQGKIVDLVSDLSTDIAMVLVNYIYFKALWEKPFVLSLTTPQDFYVDENTVVKVPMMLQDTEDHWYLHDKYLPCSVLRMDYKGNAMALFILPNRGKMKQVEEVLTPEILKRWMSLLQKRYYYRKLELHFPKFSISGSYNLDQILPMLGFVDVFSQQADLSGITEERKLQVSKSFHKAILEVDEAGTQAAAATGSFTTFLSARRSRGVLWFNRPFLVVIFSTDTQSILFLGKVVNPTKP